A single region of the Kwoniella botswanensis chromosome 1, complete sequence genome encodes:
- a CDS encoding acetate kinase: MASYLLAINCGSSSIKGKLYGIPKSPSDPLDSQASLEVVNIGSKDEKVKIKITWEGDKGENLEEEGKNGDEVDYESLIPFLLDHLTSSAVNLKTDDIKFVTHRIVHGGAHTKGIIVTREHEEALEEMDRLSEFAPLHNHHAVVAVRSCLDALPHHTSLMVFDTLFHASIPEEVYTYALPPPDRDLVMPLRKYGFHGLSYASIVQSMSQQLDKEPKDINLVVAHLGSGASACCIKNGESIDTTMGLTPLEGLIGGTRSGTIDPTAIFHLTANPAEGVDFKDYTVSKAEILLNKKSGLSALAGTTNFGTIISRLSYTSGCTKEEHERAVLAYKVYLDRLMNYISQYLFKLLSTSSIDKIDGLVFSGGIGEKGSKLREDVLNRLQWLGVELDKSKNDGKHTGKVTGITTEKSKLKAWVVETDEEGWSAKLARDEFGF; this comes from the exons ATGGCTTCCTACCTGCTAGCGATCAATTGcggatcatcctccatcAAAGGTAAACTCTATGGTATACCAAAATCACCTTCCGACCCATTAGATTCCCAAGCCTCGTTGGAAGTGGTGAATATAggatcgaaagatgagaaggtgaagataaagatcACATGGGAAGGAGATAAGGGGGAGAAtctagaggaagagggtaAAAATGGTGATGAGGTCGATT ACGAATctctcattcccttcttgCTCGATCATCTCACTTCATCCGCTGTTAATCTCAAGACCGATGATATCAAATTTGTGACACATAGAAT TGTCCATGGAGGAGCACATACGAAAGGAATAATTGTCACTAGAGAACATGAAGAAGCcttggaagaaatggataGATTATCTGAATTTGCTCCTCTTCAT AACCACCACGCAGTAGTAGCCGTCAGATCGTGTCTCGACGCCCTACCACATCATACATCACTGATGGTGTTCGATACACTCTTCCAT GCATCGATTCCCGAGGAAGTATATACCTATGCACTCCCACCACCCGATAGAGATCTTGTCATGCCTTTGAGGAAA TACGGTTTCCATGGTTTATCATACGCTTCGATCGTACAATCAATGTCTCAGCAATTGGATAAAGAGCCAAAAGATATAAATTTGGTGGTGGCGCATCTAGGGAGTGGAGCTTCGGCTTGTTGTATCAAGAATGgagaatcgatcgataccA CTATGGGTCTGACACCTCTCGAAGGTCTTATCGGAGGTACAAGATCGGGTACGATCGACCCAACAGCTATTTTCCATTTAACTGCCAATCCTGCTGAAGGTGTGGACTTTAAGGATTACACTGTATCAAAAGCTGAGATCTTGTTGAATAA AAAATCCGGTCTCTCCGCCCTTGCCGGTACAACGAACTTCGGCACCATCATCTCCCGTCTCTCCTACACTTCTGGCTGCACGAAAGAAGAACACGAACGTGCTGTTTTAGCCTATAAGGTCTACCTGGACAGATTGATGAATTACATCTCCCAGTATCTCTTCAAGCTACTATCGACATCTTCGATAGATAaaattgatggattggtatTTTCAGGAGGGATAGGGGAGAAAGGATCTAAATTACGTGAGGATGTTTTAAACAGATTACAATGGCTAGGTGTAGAGTTGGATAAATCTAAGAATGATGGGAAACATACTGGGAAAGTTACAGGAATCACAACGGAGAAAAGTAAGCTGAAAGCTTGGGTGGTAGAGACGGATGAGGAAGGGTGGAGTGCGAAATTGGCAAGggatgaatttggattttga